The following coding sequences are from one Achromobacter sp. B7 window:
- a CDS encoding anhydro-N-acetylmuramic acid kinase yields MSGTSVDGVDGVLVRLGDSQAPQVLASANLPMPENLRRELLALNVSGNDELARAALAANALARLYAQAVSALLQDAAADATDVIAIGAHGQTVRHRPDSGYTVQLNAPALLAELTGIDVVADFRSRDVAAGGQGAPLVPPFHAAIFGTPHGRAVLNLGGIANVTLLVPGQPVRGFDTGPANVFLDAWCQRHLGQPYDADGRWAATGQVVAPLLEQMIASEPWFALPAPKSTGRDLFNLQWLDDRLAAFDGPKPAPQDVQATLQRLTARTVANAIDAAAAGTQDVFVCGGGARNAGLMQELAYCLQRPVQPTDALGVPAQQVEALAFAWLAQAFVQRRPAGHPAVTGARGPRILGALYPA; encoded by the coding sequence ATGTCCGGCACAAGCGTCGACGGCGTGGACGGCGTGCTGGTGCGCCTGGGCGACTCCCAGGCCCCGCAGGTGCTGGCCAGCGCCAACCTGCCCATGCCGGAAAACCTGCGGCGCGAGCTCTTGGCGCTGAACGTTTCCGGCAACGATGAGCTGGCTCGCGCCGCCTTGGCCGCCAATGCGCTTGCCCGCTTGTATGCGCAAGCGGTTTCCGCCCTGCTTCAGGACGCCGCAGCGGATGCCACCGACGTGATCGCCATCGGCGCGCACGGCCAGACCGTCAGGCACCGACCCGATAGCGGATATACGGTGCAATTGAATGCGCCCGCGCTGCTTGCAGAACTGACCGGGATCGACGTCGTAGCGGATTTTCGCAGCCGCGATGTGGCCGCCGGGGGCCAGGGCGCGCCGTTGGTGCCGCCCTTTCACGCGGCGATCTTCGGCACGCCGCATGGCCGTGCCGTCCTCAACCTGGGCGGTATCGCCAACGTCACCCTGCTTGTTCCTGGCCAGCCCGTGCGTGGCTTCGATACCGGCCCCGCGAACGTGTTTCTGGACGCCTGGTGCCAGCGTCACCTGGGCCAGCCGTACGACGCAGACGGCCGCTGGGCCGCCACCGGCCAGGTGGTGGCGCCGCTGCTGGAACAGATGATCGCCAGCGAACCGTGGTTTGCGCTGCCCGCGCCCAAGTCCACCGGGCGCGACCTGTTCAACCTGCAATGGCTTGATGATCGTCTGGCGGCCTTTGACGGCCCAAAGCCCGCGCCCCAGGACGTGCAGGCCACGCTGCAACGCTTGACCGCCCGCACCGTGGCAAACGCCATCGATGCCGCGGCGGCGGGCACGCAGGACGTCTTCGTATGCGGAGGAGGCGCGCGCAACGCGGGCCTGATGCAAGAGCTGGCGTACTGCCTGCAACGGCCCGTACAGCCAACCGACGCGCTGGGCGTGCCGGCACAACAGGTCGAGGCATTGGCCTTTGCGTGGCTGGCGCAGGCGTTCGTGCAGCGGCGGCCGGCCGGGCATCCCGCCGTGACGGGTGCACGCGGGCCGCGAATTCTGGGCGCGCTGTATCCGGCCTGA
- a CDS encoding peptidoglycan DD-metalloendopeptidase family protein, with amino-acid sequence MNRGLHELASSIKRKVAALFAPVEPKPHRSGLFRRTVLVTAIGLFAGAAALGMVQQPDRSELPPSRIIQSVLPLTAEQVEVSTPSAAPYISETRIRSGDTLAAVLQRLELDAPSLQTFLTHDPSARSIYKLYPGRSVQAATDEQGNLIWLRYIHTPGNETDGQVVTRMLHVAPAGDTYKAEEVTESTERQTRVAVGTIKSSLFGATDSAGIPDSVTMQMADILSAKIDFLRDLRQGDQFRVVYEVRSHDGRYAGAGRVLALEFINDGKTYNAVWFSPDEKSGSYYDFDGTSLRGAFLRTALKFSRISSTFGMRMHPIHKTWTGHKGVDYAAPSGTPIHSTADGTVEFSGWQNGYGNVVIVKHHGKYSTLYAHQSRIAEGITKGAKISQGQLLGYVGSTGWATGPHLHYEFRVDNQPIDPLAVDLPVARALEPAEVRAFNNAVAPYKQQIQLLTQFQQTLPDALTNVASR; translated from the coding sequence ATGAATCGTGGCCTCCACGAACTGGCGAGTAGCATCAAGCGCAAAGTTGCTGCCCTGTTTGCGCCCGTTGAGCCCAAGCCGCATCGCTCGGGACTTTTCCGTCGCACTGTTCTCGTCACCGCTATTGGTCTGTTTGCCGGCGCCGCCGCCCTGGGCATGGTGCAGCAACCCGACCGCTCCGAACTCCCCCCGTCCCGCATCATCCAGAGCGTTCTGCCGCTGACAGCCGAACAGGTCGAAGTCAGCACGCCCAGCGCCGCGCCGTACATCAGCGAAACCCGCATTCGCTCCGGCGACACGCTGGCCGCGGTGTTGCAGCGCCTGGAGCTGGACGCGCCCAGCCTGCAAACGTTCCTGACGCATGACCCCAGCGCCCGCAGCATCTACAAGCTGTACCCGGGCCGCTCGGTGCAAGCCGCCACGGACGAACAGGGCAACCTGATCTGGCTGCGTTACATCCACACGCCGGGCAACGAGACCGACGGCCAGGTCGTCACGCGCATGCTGCACGTCGCCCCTGCCGGCGACACCTACAAGGCCGAGGAAGTCACCGAAAGCACCGAGCGCCAGACGCGCGTTGCCGTGGGCACGATCAAGTCGTCGCTCTTTGGCGCGACCGACTCCGCCGGCATTCCGGACTCGGTCACCATGCAGATGGCCGACATCCTCAGCGCCAAGATCGACTTCCTGCGAGACCTGCGCCAAGGCGACCAGTTCCGTGTGGTCTACGAAGTCCGCTCGCACGACGGCCGCTATGCCGGCGCGGGCCGCGTGCTGGCCCTGGAATTCATCAACGACGGCAAGACCTACAACGCCGTCTGGTTCAGCCCTGACGAAAAATCCGGTTCGTACTACGACTTCGACGGCACCAGCCTGCGTGGCGCGTTCCTGCGCACCGCGTTGAAGTTCAGCCGTATCAGCTCGACCTTCGGCATGCGCATGCATCCCATCCACAAAACGTGGACGGGTCACAAGGGCGTGGACTACGCGGCGCCTTCGGGCACGCCGATCCACTCCACGGCGGATGGCACGGTCGAGTTCTCGGGCTGGCAGAACGGTTACGGCAACGTCGTCATCGTGAAGCACCACGGCAAGTATTCGACGCTGTACGCGCACCAGAGCCGCATCGCCGAAGGCATTACCAAGGGCGCCAAGATCTCGCAGGGGCAACTGCTGGGCTATGTCGGTTCCACCGGCTGGGCCACCGGCCCGCACCTGCACTACGAGTTCCGCGTGGACAACCAGCCGATCGACCCACTGGCGGTGGACCTGCCCGTTGCTCGTGCCCTGGAACCGGCGGAAGTCCGTGCATTCAACAATGCCGTGGCGCCCTACAAGCAACAGATCCAACTGCTGACGCAATTCCAGCAGACACTGCCCGACGCGTTGACCAACGTGGCCAGCCGCTAG
- the erpA gene encoding iron-sulfur cluster insertion protein ErpA yields the protein MNAVTETVDLQAAPPVPLVFTDSAAAKVKDLLAEEGNPDLKLRVFVQGGGCSGFQYGFTFDEVVNEDDTVLDKAGVQLLVDPMSFQYLVGAEIDYKEDLEGAQFVIRNPNASTTCGCGSSFSV from the coding sequence ATGAATGCAGTAACCGAAACCGTCGATCTTCAGGCCGCCCCGCCTGTGCCCTTGGTCTTTACCGACTCGGCTGCCGCCAAAGTGAAGGATTTGCTGGCCGAAGAAGGCAACCCTGACCTGAAGCTGCGCGTCTTTGTCCAAGGTGGCGGCTGTTCGGGTTTCCAGTACGGCTTCACGTTTGACGAAGTCGTCAACGAAGACGACACCGTGCTGGACAAGGCCGGCGTCCAACTGCTGGTTGACCCGATGAGCTTCCAATACCTGGTCGGTGCCGAAATCGACTACAAGGAAGACTTGGAAGGCGCGCAATTCGTCATCCGCAATCCCAACGCCAGCACCACGTGCGGCTGCGGTTCCTCGTTCTCGGTGTAA
- a CDS encoding DUF6776 family protein, whose protein sequence is MSVDAPSSHSPSRPAGGMLRIVAGLLFGVLLGGAVGYGYALRQARPPDALVISTQQAEAQAEAMRQQNAQLRYTQSQLDTADGELVIERSARQELETQLRVAQAEVGRVRDQLAFYEQLLPAGPEGSVDIRGVQIDREGGGLRYKVLLMRSGRNGGTPFAGALRFQATGVLKGETVTVDLAPMQVKAETGPVTTTGETTTAASLALQFDQYQRSQGILAVPEGFVPESVTVSVLEGETVRASRSVKLEL, encoded by the coding sequence ATGTCCGTCGACGCCCCGTCCTCCCACTCGCCATCCCGCCCAGCAGGCGGGATGCTGCGCATCGTTGCCGGGCTGCTGTTCGGCGTGCTGCTGGGAGGCGCCGTCGGTTACGGCTATGCGCTGCGGCAGGCTCGTCCGCCGGACGCCTTGGTGATCAGTACACAACAGGCCGAGGCGCAGGCAGAGGCCATGCGCCAGCAAAACGCCCAGCTGCGCTACACGCAAAGCCAGCTGGATACGGCGGACGGCGAGCTCGTCATTGAGCGGTCGGCGCGTCAAGAGCTTGAAACGCAGTTGCGCGTCGCCCAGGCCGAGGTCGGGCGGGTGCGCGACCAGCTGGCGTTCTACGAACAATTATTGCCTGCGGGCCCGGAAGGGTCGGTGGATATCCGGGGCGTGCAGATCGACCGTGAAGGCGGCGGCCTGCGCTACAAAGTGTTGTTGATGCGCAGCGGCCGCAATGGCGGCACGCCGTTTGCGGGCGCGTTGCGGTTTCAAGCCACGGGCGTGCTCAAGGGCGAAACCGTTACCGTCGACCTGGCGCCGATGCAGGTCAAGGCCGAGACCGGCCCGGTAACGACTACAGGCGAAACCACCACGGCCGCCTCGCTGGCGTTGCAGTTCGATCAGTACCAACGCAGCCAGGGCATCCTGGCCGTACCCGAGGGATTTGTCCCCGAAAGCGTGACCGTCAGCGTCCTGGAAGGCGAAACCGTCCGCGCGTCGCGAAGTGTCAAACTGGAACTTTGA
- the tyrS gene encoding tyrosine--tRNA ligase, which translates to MSPSEAPITPEVEADLRIAKRGCDELLVESEFARKLAKSRATGVPLRIKLGLDPTAPDIHLGHTVVLNKMRQLQDLGHNVIFLIGDFTSTIGDPSGRNSTRPPLTREQIESNAKTYYAQASLVLDPARTEIRYNSEWCDPLGARGMIQLASRYTVARMMEREDFTKRFKGGIPISVHEFLYPLMQGYDSVALKSDLELGGTDQKFNLLVGRELQKEYGQEPQCILTMPLLVGTDGVEKMSKSKGNYIGISESPDSMFGKLMSISDTLMWRYFELLSFRSLEDIAALKQETDGGRNPRDAKVMLAQEIITRFHSAKAADDALASFEARFRDGAIPEDMPEVNIGGAPVGILKLLREAGLVASGSEAQRNVEQGGVRVNGDRVEDKSLQLPAGTYVVQVGKRKFARVNLNP; encoded by the coding sequence ATGTCTCCCTCTGAAGCCCCTATCACTCCTGAAGTCGAAGCTGATCTGCGTATAGCCAAGCGCGGTTGCGACGAACTGCTGGTTGAATCCGAATTCGCGCGCAAGCTGGCAAAGAGCCGCGCCACCGGTGTGCCGCTGCGCATCAAATTGGGGCTGGACCCCACCGCGCCCGACATCCATCTGGGCCACACGGTGGTGCTGAACAAGATGCGCCAGTTGCAGGACCTTGGCCACAACGTCATCTTCCTGATCGGCGATTTCACCTCGACCATCGGCGATCCCAGCGGCCGCAACAGCACCCGCCCGCCGCTCACGCGCGAGCAGATCGAGTCCAACGCCAAGACGTATTACGCGCAGGCCAGCCTGGTGCTGGACCCGGCGCGTACCGAGATCCGCTACAACTCCGAATGGTGCGATCCGCTGGGTGCTCGGGGCATGATCCAGCTGGCGTCCCGTTATACGGTTGCCCGCATGATGGAACGCGAGGATTTCACCAAGCGCTTCAAGGGTGGCATCCCGATTTCGGTGCACGAATTCCTGTATCCGTTGATGCAGGGCTATGACTCCGTGGCGCTGAAGTCCGATCTGGAGCTGGGGGGCACCGATCAGAAATTCAACTTGCTGGTCGGGCGCGAGCTGCAAAAGGAATATGGCCAGGAGCCCCAGTGCATTTTGACGATGCCGCTGCTGGTCGGTACCGACGGCGTCGAGAAAATGTCCAAGTCCAAGGGCAACTACATCGGTATTTCAGAGTCGCCCGATTCGATGTTCGGCAAGCTGATGTCCATTTCGGACACGCTGATGTGGCGCTACTTCGAACTGCTGTCGTTCCGCTCGCTGGAAGACATCGCTGCCCTCAAGCAAGAGACGGATGGCGGCCGCAACCCGCGTGATGCCAAAGTCATGCTGGCTCAGGAAATCATCACGCGCTTTCATTCGGCCAAGGCGGCGGACGACGCGCTGGCCTCGTTCGAGGCGCGCTTCCGTGACGGCGCCATCCCCGAAGACATGCCCGAAGTGAATATCGGCGGGGCGCCCGTCGGCATCCTGAAGCTGCTGCGCGAGGCCGGCCTGGTCGCATCCGGTTCCGAGGCGCAGCGCAATGTCGAGCAAGGCGGGGTGCGCGTCAATGGCGATCGGGTGGAAGATAAATCGTTGCAATTGCCTGCGGGCACCTACGTGGTGCAAGTGGGCAAGCGCAAGTTCGCGCGTGTTAACTTGAACCCATGA
- the argC gene encoding N-acetyl-gamma-glutamyl-phosphate reductase, translated as MAQASNTRIKVGIVGGTGYTGVELLRLLSQHPNVELTAITSRKEDGLPVADMYPNLRGRVNLAFSAPEKASLTECDVVFFATPHGVAMAQAQELLAAGTRIIDLAADFRLQDIPTFERWYKIPHTCPEILAEAQYGLVELNREAIAKARVIGNPGCYPTTVLLGLAPLLEGGKALVDTQSLIADCKSGVSGAGRKAEVGSLFSEASDNFKAYGVSGHRHHPEISSQLEKISGGKVGLTFVPHLVPMIRGMFSTLYARILPEARDTDFQALFEERYANEPFVDVMPAGSLPETRSVRASNNLRIALSRPDNGDLLIVMVVQDNLVKGAAGQAVQNMNLMFGFTESTGLDQVAILP; from the coding sequence ATGGCCCAAGCATCGAATACCCGTATCAAGGTTGGTATTGTCGGCGGCACCGGATATACCGGCGTCGAGCTGCTGCGCTTGCTGTCGCAGCATCCCAATGTGGAATTGACCGCCATCACGTCCCGCAAGGAAGACGGCTTGCCGGTCGCTGATATGTATCCGAACCTGCGCGGTCGCGTGAATCTGGCCTTCTCCGCGCCGGAAAAGGCGTCGCTGACCGAATGCGACGTGGTGTTCTTCGCGACCCCGCACGGGGTGGCGATGGCGCAAGCGCAAGAGCTGCTGGCCGCCGGAACCCGCATCATCGATCTGGCGGCGGACTTCCGCCTGCAGGACATCCCGACGTTCGAACGTTGGTACAAAATCCCCCACACGTGCCCCGAAATTCTGGCTGAAGCCCAGTACGGCCTGGTTGAGCTGAACCGCGAAGCCATCGCCAAGGCGCGCGTGATCGGCAACCCCGGCTGCTACCCGACCACCGTGCTGCTGGGCCTGGCCCCGTTGCTGGAAGGCGGCAAGGCCCTGGTCGACACGCAATCCCTGATCGCCGACTGCAAGTCGGGCGTGTCGGGCGCCGGGCGCAAGGCCGAGGTTGGCTCGCTGTTCTCCGAAGCGTCCGACAACTTCAAGGCGTACGGCGTGTCGGGTCACCGTCACCACCCGGAAATTTCGTCGCAGCTGGAAAAGATCTCCGGTGGCAAGGTCGGTCTGACCTTCGTGCCGCATCTGGTGCCGATGATCCGTGGCATGTTCTCGACGTTGTACGCGCGCATCCTGCCCGAAGCGCGCGACACGGACTTCCAGGCCCTGTTCGAAGAGCGTTACGCCAACGAGCCTTTTGTTGACGTCATGCCCGCCGGCAGCCTGCCCGAGACCCGGTCGGTACGCGCATCCAACAACCTGCGCATCGCCCTTAGCCGCCCCGACAACGGTGACCTGCTGATCGTCATGGTCGTGCAGGACAACCTGGTCAAGGGCGCTGCCGGCCAGGCCGTGCAGAACATGAACCTGATGTTCGGGTTTACCGAATCCACGGGCCTGGATCAGGTGGCAATCCTGCCTTGA
- the rpsI gene encoding 30S ribosomal protein S9, which yields MIGNWNYGTGRRKTSVARVFIKKGTGKIVVNGKPVDDFFARETGRMIVRQPLELTGHLESFDIKVNVHGGGETGQAGAVRHGITRALIDYDATLKPALSQAGFVTRDAREVERKKVGFRKARRRKQFSKR from the coding sequence ATGATCGGTAACTGGAATTACGGAACCGGCCGTCGCAAAACTTCGGTGGCTCGCGTTTTCATCAAGAAGGGCACGGGTAAGATCGTTGTCAACGGCAAGCCCGTTGACGATTTCTTCGCCCGCGAAACTGGTCGCATGATCGTGCGCCAACCGCTGGAACTGACCGGCCACCTGGAATCGTTTGACATCAAAGTCAACGTCCACGGCGGCGGCGAAACCGGCCAGGCTGGCGCAGTCCGTCACGGCATCACGCGTGCCCTGATCGACTACGACGCGACCCTGAAGCCCGCACTGTCGCAAGCTGGCTTTGTGACCCGCGATGCCCGTGAAGTCGAACGTAAGAAGGTCGGCTTCCGCAAGGCACGTCGTCGCAAGCAGTTCAGCAAGCGTTAA